A part of Entelurus aequoreus isolate RoL-2023_Sb linkage group LG03, RoL_Eaeq_v1.1, whole genome shotgun sequence genomic DNA contains:
- the LOC133645996 gene encoding uncharacterized protein LOC133645996 produces MAQRARTHVSLSPPGCLVPSLWIQRPSARLRWAALHLELAWTTHARTEAHPCRIKCWTSGRKTLPLWRLTSQGMFRKGALLRAEGGSPVELIRALTSRSPRLGFLRGRLLLVQEAPELSPEEGSGIPSLPQGREQGSHGRYKVLPPGADPVEPQQLGLHQSRVGVSGVEAGFVEEGIVEVKSGPLKVVVSRKSTDVGLVVDLMVILGLWVFRVWRNPSNSSME; encoded by the exons ATGGCCCAGCGGGCTCGCACTCACGTCTCATTGAGCCCCCCCGGGTGTCTAGTACCCAGTCTGTGGATCCAGAGGCCTTCCGCCCGCCTCCGTTGGGCGGCACTCCATCTGGAGTTGGCTTGGACCACACACGCCCGGACAGAAGCCCACCCGTGCCGGATAAAGTGTTGGACAAG CGGCCGGAAGACCTTACCGCTGTGGCGATTGACCAGCCAAGGGATGTTCCGCAAGGGAGCGCTGCTCCGGGCCGAGGGCGGATCTCCGGTGGAACTGATCCGAGCCCTGACAAGCAGATCACCCAGGCTGGGATTTTTGCG GGGGAGGCTTCTTCTGGTCCAGGAAGCACCTGAACTGTCTCCTGAGGAAGGATCTGGAATACCCTCTCTTCCTCAGGGCCGTGAACAGGGCTCCCATGGCCGTTACAAAGTCCTCCCGCCTGGTGCAGATCCGGTGGAACCTCAGCAGCTGGGACTTCACCAATCCCGCGTAGGTGTGTCGGGGGTGGAAGCTGGTTTTGTGGAGGAGGGCATAG TGGAGGTGAAATCCGGACCCTTGAAGGTGGTAGTGTCCAGGAAGTCCACTGACGTGGGGCTGGTGGTGGACTTAATGGTGATACTGGGGTTGTGGGTATTCAGGGTGTGGCGGAACCCCTCAAATTCCTCCATGGAATGA